A window of Microbacterium sp. BK668 genomic DNA:
ACGGCGCGGCGGTCGCCAGCGACGACGGCGTCATCGCGCGGATCCCGGATGCCACGGCCGAGCCGCCGGGCGCCGAGCTCTTCGTCTTCGATCCCGATGAGCTCGAGCACATCGTCACCGACGAGGTCGGCGGGTCGGCGCTGTTCGCGTCGCGTTTCCGCGAGTGCGCGGCGCGCGCCCTTCTCCTGCCCCGCACCAACCCGAATCGTCGCAGCCCGCTGTGGCAGCAGCGGCAGCGCTCTGCCCAGCTGCTCGAGGTCGCGCGGCGGTACCCGACCTTCCCGATCATCCTCGAGACGCTCCGGGAGGTGCTGCAGGACGTCTACGACGTCCCCGCTCTGCTGCGGATCGCGAAGAGCATCGGCGATCGACGCATCCGCCTCGTCGAGACCGAGCCCGCGCAGCCGTCGCCGTACGCGCGCGACCTGCTCTTCGGCTACGTCGGCGCCTTCATGTACGAGGGCGACTCTCCGCTGGCCGAGCGCCGGGCGGCCGCGCTCTCGGTCGATCCGGCGCTCCTGTCCGAGCTCCTCGGCAAGGTCGAGATGCGCGAGCTCCTGGATCCGGCGATCATCGCCCAGTTCGAGCGCGAGGTGCAGCGCCTCGAACCCGAGCGGAGGGCGCGCGGAGTCGAAGGGGTGGCCGATCTGCTCCGGATGCTGGGCCCGATGGATGCCGCGGAGGTCGCCGCGAGGCTCCAGCCCGCCGATGCCGTCGCGGCTGCCGATGGGCCGGCGCCGCCCGCCGTCCGGTCGTTGAGCGAGGAGCGCAGCGACGAGACGAAACGCGCCGACCGCTCGACCAGCGCAGGAGACGGGTCGATGGATCCTGTCACCGGCGAGTGGTGGGACGAGGACGAGGAGCTCGACCCTTCGACGAGCTCAGGGACCAGCGAGAGCTCGGAGACCCCAGGTGGCGGGTGGTCGGCGGAGCCGCACGCGACCGAGGCGGAGGCATCCGCGCATCTGACGGCCCTCATCGACGCGCGGCGAGCCATCCCGGTGACGATCGCCGGCGTCACGCGGGTCGCCGCGATCGAAGACGCCGGTCGCCTGCGCGACGCGCTCGGAGCCGCGCTCCCGGTCGGAATCCCGACCGCCTTCCTCGATCCGCTCGCCGATCCCCTCGGCGACCTCGTGGCCCGTCACGCCCGCACGCACGGCCCGTTCCCGGCCGAGGCCGTCGCCGCCCGGCTGGGTCTCGGCGTCGCCGTCATCCGCCACACGCTGCAGCGGCTGGAGTCGCAGGGGCGCATCGCGAGCGGATTCTTCCTGCCCGACCCCTCGTCAGGCTCGGGGACCGGAGCCGGCTCGGGGACCGGAGCCGGCTCGGGGGCCGGTGAGGCCGCACGCGGCGACGACCTGGAATGGTGCGACACGGAGGTGCTGCGGCGCCTGCGCATGCGGTCGCTCGCTGCCATCCGCGGAAGCGTCGAGCCGGTCTCGCAGGAGGCGTACGCGCGGTTCCTGCCCTCGTGGCAGCACCTCACGCGCCCGCTCGAGGGAATCGACGGCGTCGCGGCCGTCATCGAGCAGCTCGCGGGCGTCCCCATCCCGGCGAGCGCGTGGGAGTCGCTCGTGCTGCCGGCGCGCGTGTCGGACTACACCCCCTCGATGCTCGACGAGCTCACCGCGACGGGCGAGGTCATCTGGTCCGGTCACGGATCGCTTCCCGGCCGAGACGGCTGGATCGCCCTGCACCCGGCGGACGGCGCGCCGCTCACGCTCGCGCCGCCGAGCGAGGAGATCGCGCACGGCAGCCTCGAGAGCCAGCTGCTCGAGGCGCTCGCGGGCGGCGGTGCGTACTTCGTCGCGCAGCTGAAGCAGGCGACGGGAGCGGAGAACGAGCAGTCGGTCATCGACGCGCTCTGGAGCCTCACGTGGGCGGGCCGCGTCACCAACGACACGTTCGCCCCGATCCGGACCCTCCTCACCGGTGGCTCGCAGGCGCACCGGGTCACCCGCCGCGCGCCTCGGGCCCGGATGTACCGCGGCGCCGCGGTGCGGACGGTCGCGGCATCCGTCCCTCCCCGTCCCCCCGCCATCGGCGGCCGATGGTCGCTTCTCCCTCCCGCCGAGATCGACACGGCGCTCCGGGCGACGGCGTCGGCGAGCCTCCTGCTCGACCGCTACGGCGTCGTGACGCGCGGCGCCGTGCAGTCCGAGGGGCTCCCCGGCGGATTCGCGCAGGCGTACCGGGTGCTGGCCGGGTTCGAGGAGGCCGGGCACTGCCGCCGGGGCTACGTCATCGAGAAGCTGGGAGCGGCGCAGTTCGCCGCCTCGGCCACCGTCGACCGGCTCCGTGAGTTCGCGGGGCTCCCCGACCCCGCGCCGCTTCGGCCCGTGACGCTCGCCGCCACCGATCCCGCGAATCCGTACGGGGCAGCCCTGGCGTGGCCTGCGCTCGAGGGGGTGAGCCACCGCCCGGGCCGGAAGGCCGGCGGCATCGTCGTGCTCGTCGACGGCGCGCTGACCCTCTACCTCGAACGGGGCGGCAAGTCCGCGCTCGCGTTCACCGACGACGAGCAGCGCCTGGCCGCCGCCGCGCGCGACCTCGCCGCGACCGCCCGCGCTCGCCGGCTCGACACGCTCACCGTCGAGCAGGTCAACGGGGCATTCGTCTACACCGCCCCGACCGGCGCGGCGCTGCGCGAGGCCGGGTTCGTCGAGTCGCCGCGCGGATTGACGCTCCGCCGCCTGACCGCCGGCGATGCGGCACGAGCGGCGGCGCATGCCTGAGGGCGACACCGTCTTCCGCGCCGCCCGGCGGCTGAACGAGGCGCTGGCCGGCTCGGAGGTCACCCGCTTCGAGCTGCGCGTTCCCCAGGCGGCGACCGTCGACCTTCGCGGCGAGGTGGTGCACGACGTGGTCTCGCGCGGCAAGCACCTGCTCCACCGCATCGGCGAGTGGACCCTGCACTCGCACCTCAAGATGGAGGGTGAGTGGCACGTGTACCGCCCGGGGGAGCGCTGGCGCGCGCCCGCGTTCAAGGCGCGGGCAGTGATCGGCACGGCCCGCGCCGAGACCGTCGGCTTCGACCTCGCCGACATCGAAGTGGTCCCGACCCGCGAGGAGGGCCGGCTCGTCGACCACCTCGGTCCCGACCCGCTCTCGGACGCGTGGGATCCGGCCGAGGCCGCCCGCCGGTTCGGGGCCGACTCTAGAGCCGCGCACGTCGCGATCCAGGATCAGCGCAACATCGCCGGCTTCGGCAACGAGTATGCCAACGAGATCCTGTTCGTGCGCGGCATCCTTCCCACCCGTCCCGCAACCGAGACCGATGCCGCGGCCGTCGTGGATCTCGGGGCGCGGATGATCCGGGCCAACCGCGACCGCTCGGGCCGCACCTTCACGGGCGACGCGCGCCCGGGGCGGGCGACGTGGGTGTACCGCCGCGAGGGCCGCCCGTGCCGGCGCTGCGGGACGACGATCCTCGGCAGCACCCTCGGCGCCGACCCCACGCGCGAGCGCATCGTCTTCTGGTGCCCGAACTGCCAGCGCTGACCTCCACGTGCTGACGCGACGTCCTGCCGGGGTTATCGCATGCGCTCGCGCAATCCGCAAGCGTCTAGGTGACGAATAGAGGTATGAGGCCCAATAGGGGCAGAGGTCATGCACGGGAATGAATTTCCGGGCATTCGGGTTATTCCTATGCTCGGCGCCATCCGGCGCTGCAGGAGGGGACAGTGGGCAAGAACTACATCGACATCGAGAACGACCGCGGTGAGACCCTGCGCTATCGGAAGCACGCCAACGGCCGTGGCTTGATCGCGCACGGCGCGAAGGTGCACCCGAGCGCCGTGGTCGAAGCGGGAGCGTATGTCGAGCCGGGCGTCCAGATCGCCGCGGGGGCACATGTCGGTCGTGGAGTGTGGGTCGAGAGCGACGCCGTCATCGGCCCGGAGGCCGACATCGCTCCCCACGCGCACATCGGCGCCGGAGCCGCCATCGGCGCCGGGGCGAAGATCGGCGTGCGCACGCAGGTAGGGCGCGAGGCTCGCGTCGCGGTGGGCTCGCTCATCGGCGACGACGAGACCATCGGCGACGGCGAGCGCGTCGCCACCGACCGACGCGGACTGCGTCTGGCGGCCTGACCGGCGCGACCCAGCCGGGCTCTGTCTCAGGGCCCGGCTTTCGTTCGCCCTCCGCGCCCCCGGGCACCCCGCCGCCGCGCGACGAGCGCCGCCGGAGTGTCAGCACCGCCCCCTAGGATCGCCGCGTGACCACGCGCGTGCTGATCGCCGTTCTCGTGCTCGTCGTCGCCGGCGGAGTGGCCTGGTGGTACGGCATGCGCGACGAGGCGACGGTCGCCCCGTCCGCCTCCGCGGCCCCGACCGCGCCGGCGGCGATGCCCGCGCCGCCGGACGAGGCGTTCCGCATGACGGTCGAGTCCGTCCACGACGGCGACACCCTCCGCGCGCACGTCGACGCGCCCAACCGGGTCGTCACCGACCTGTCGTCGACGCGCGTGCGTCTGCTCGGCGTCGACACCCCGGAGATCTCGCCGGAGCCCGAATGCTGGAGCGCAGAGGCGACGGCGCGGCTCGCGGAGCTGACGCCGCCCGGGTCGACGATCTGGGTCGCTCCCGACGTCGAGCCGCTCGACCGGTACGGCCGCCACCTGCTCTACGTCTGGACCCCGGACGGGCGCTTCGTGAACGGGGAGCTGGTCGCGCGCGGCGACGCCCGCACGGAGGTCTACGCGCCGAACACGCTGCACGAGCCGCTGCTGCGCAGCCTCGAAGCGGGCGCCCACGCAGCATCCTCCGGGCGGTGGGGCGCGTGCGGCTGACCTCCACGCCGAGCACGAGCCTTCGGCGCCACGCTCGTCGGCCGCCCGCAGTAGACCGACCGCTCGCCCTCAGGCGAAGAGGAAGAGCACGAATCCGACGAGCGGCAGCGTGCCCTGGATCAGCGCCGCTCGCAGGTACTTCGACCCGGTCGTCGTCAGGACGAGCGCCGCCCCGACCATCGAGCCGAGGCTGAAGAGCACGAGCGTGCGACCCGCGACATCCGCGACGGTGTCGGGGCCACCGGCCCAGAACAGCACGAGCCCGATGACGACGCCGACGGCGAGGAAGAGGTTGTAGAAGCCCTGGTTGTAGGCCATCGGCTTCGTCGCATCAGCCGTCGCCTGATCGGCGACGCCGAAGCGCCTCCACACTCGCGGCTGCGTCCACTGCACGCTCTCCATGACGAAGATGTACACGTGCAGGAGGGCCGCGAGGGCCGCGAACACCGTCGCGAGGATGGCCACCATGACCGAACGATAGCGCCCGGCTACTCTGGCGGCATGGCGAAGAGCGGCGGTTCGCGAGGCGCGCCCCGGCACGGGAAGGGCGGCCGGAAGGCGGATGCCTCGTCCCCGCGCCGCGGCGGCGGGCGCGCTCGCTCGGCGCGGTCCTCGACCGCCGCTCGTCCGACCCCTCGTGCTGAGCCGGCGGCGCCCGAGCCGACGCGCTTCGTCCTCGGCGCGATGCCCGGCGCGACACCCGGGAGATGGATCGACACCTGGCGCGAGCGGATGCCGCATGTCGAGCTCGAGCTGCGACCGGTGGAGGTCGCGCACCAGCGCGAGGAGCTGCTGTCGGGCGAGGTCGATGCGGCGCTGGTCCGCCTGCCCCTGGACGCGGACGGGCTCCACGTCATCCCCCTCTACGAGGAGCAGGCCGTCGTGGTCGTGTCGAAGGTCTCCCACCTGACGGCGGCGGACGAGCTCGACCTGGGCGACCTCGAGGGCGAGGTCGTCCTCACGCCCGCCGACGACGTCCTCGGCTTCACGGTGCCCGGGGCGGTCGCGCCGGTCTTCGAGGCGCCCGCCACGACGGCCGACGCCATCGCGACGGTCGCCGCCGGGGTCGGTGCCGTGATCGTGCCGATGTCGTTGGCGCGGCTGCACCAGCGGCGGGACGCGGCATCCATCCCTCTCCGCGACGGACCCGCCTCGCAGGTGGCCCTCGCATGGCCTGCCGCCCGCACGACGCCGCACGTGGAGGTGTTCGTCGGGATCGTCCGAGGGCGCACGGCCAACTCGTCCCGCACGTGACCTCCGCGCGAGGCTATCGGGCGCGCGGCCTTCGCGGCGGATCGTGACGCTGAGACCGCCCCGTGCGGAACGCGGCGCCTAGACTTCCGGCATGACGCGTGCCCCGCTGCTCTACGTGTGCGTGCGCCCACAGCAGGGCGCCGCGGCCGCCGAGTACGAGTCGTTCCGCCAGGCGATGCGCCTCGACGAGTCGCAGCTCGCCCAGCACGACCTCGTGCGGGCCCCGCTCCCCGCCGACGTGTTCGACCGCTACAGCGGCTTCCTCGTGGGGGGCAGCCCCTTCAACGCGACGGACCCGGAGTCCACCAAGACCGACGTCCAGCGGCGCCTCGAGAAGGACCTGACCACGATCGCCGAGCGCGCCGTGACCGCGACGACGGCGGCACTCTTCACGTGCTACGGCATCGGCGTCGTCACCAGGTATCTCGGCGGCGAGGTGAGCCGCGCGTACCCCGAGGACACCGGGCCGACCGCCGTCGAGGTCACCCGCGACGGTGCGGCCGATCCGCTCTTCGGCGAGCTCGCGACGCGGTTCTCTGCTCTCACCGCGCACAAGGAGGGCTCCGCGGAGCCGCCGCCGGGCGGCGTGCTGCTCGCGGCGAACGAGGGATGCCCCGTCCAGGCGTACCGCGTCGGCGAGACCCTCTACGCGACGCAGTTCCATCCCGAGCCGACGCCGCGGGCGTTCACGCAGCGCATGGCCGTGTACCGGGACGACGGCTACTTCGCCGCGCACGACTACGAGCGGATCGCGACGCAGGTGCTCGCAGCATCCGTCACCGAGCCGGTGCGGCTGCTGCGCGGCTTCGCCCGCCGGTTCGGCCCCGAGACCCCGCACTGACTCGCCGACGGGTCAGTGCGGTGTCTCGCCCATGCCGAGAGGCGGGTGCAGCAGGAGCGAGATCCGTTCCTCGACGTACCCCTCCAGCGGCACGAAGCCGCCCATCGCGCTCCAGCGGACGCTCGGCACTCCCGCGACGAGAGCAAGGGGACCGGATGCCGCGCCCTCGCCCACCGCGGCGAGGTCGATCGGCGTCCACCCGAGATGAACCGTCTGGCCCTCCGCGAACCCGCCCCGCCGCGCCGCCGCCGCGAGTTCGGCCCGCCGCCGCTGGGACTCCGCCGGATAGCCGCGGCGCACCTCCTCGTGGGCGCGGATGATGTCGCCCGTCGCGTAGACGGCGTCCTCGGACAGGAGGATCGCGCCGAGGTGCCACACCCAGCCGCGGGAGACGATGCGCGGAGCGCGCCGGATCCCGAGGATGCGCGCAGGCTCGATCAGCTCGCCGAGCCCCTCGCGGGGGATCACCTGCAGTCTCGTGCGCGCGCTGTCGAACAGCGCGAAGAGGCTCACGCGAGATCGTCCTGGAAGGTTGCGGGCGCCGTGAGGCGCTCCCGGCGCACAATCGTCCCGAGAAGGGGGTACAGGAGCACGGACAGCATCCCGGCCCCGACGAGGGCGGAAGCCAGCCCGCTCGAGATGAGCTTCTCGTCCACCCCGATCGCCGTGACGGCGACGATGATCGGCAGCCCCGTCGCGCCGTAGAGCGCGACCGCCATGCGATCGCGGCGCGAGGCGCCCACGGGCGCGGCGAGAGTCGAGGGCAGGCCGCGGATGAGGAGCAGCATGAGCAGTCCCACCGGCAGGAGGAGGAACAGCACCGGCTCGTCCAGCAGTGCTTGAAGGTCGAAGGTGATCCCCGTGTAGATGAAGAAGATCGGCACGAGGAAGCCGAACGCGACAGCCTCGACCTTGCTCTCCACGGCGTGACGGTCGTGCTCGGTCGCGTCCCTCATGGCCAGCCGCCAGACGACGCCCGCCGTGAAGGCGCCCAGGAGCATGTCGAGGTCGAGCACGATGCTGAGTGCCACCAGTACGGCGAGGGCGAAGGCCACGAAGCGCACGGCGAACTGCCCGGAGGTGTGCAGCGAGGCGCTGACCAGCCGGTGCAGCGCCCCCTGCGGGACGCGGAAGGCCCACCAGATCGCCACGGCCGCGACCGCGACGAACAGCAGGAGCACGATGGTCGCGATCCCGGGGTCGCGTCCGCCGAGGAAGAGCGAGATGGCGATGAGCGGTCCGAACTCGCCGACGGCGCCGATCGCCGAGATCGACCGTCCGAAGGGCGTGCGGAGCTCGCCCTCGTCGCGGAGTATCGGCAGGAGCGCGCCGAGAGCCGTCGAGCACAGTGCGACCCCGACCACCACCGCCGCCTCCCCCGGTGCGATGAGCCAGCCCGCCGCGATGCCGGCCGCCAGACTGACGAGCCAGCCGCCCGCTGCGCGACGGCCGGTTCTGCCCTGAAGGGCGGAGAGCTCGATCTCGGATCCTGCCATGAAGAAGAGCATCGCGAGGCCGAAGTTCGACAGGAGGTCGACGAAGTCCGACGGCTGCGCCCACCCGAGGAGAGCGGGACCGACGAGGATGCCGAGGAGGAGCTCGAACACGACGATCGGGACGCGCACCCAGCGTCCCAGGAAGCGGGCGACGAGTGGCGCCAGCACCGCGAGGACGAAGATGAGGAAGATCGTCGTTTGCTGCGTGCTCACGGGTTCAGGGTAGCGACGCGCGCTTCCCCGCGCGCCGGGCTCTCATCCTGGCCGGAGGGCCGCCGCAGTCGACCGCTGTGTTCGGCTCAGCGCGCGAGCTCCTCGACCGCGGCGCGGGCGGCTTCGGCCTTCTTGCTCGCGGCGCGGGCGACGGATGCCGCCTCCTCACGCTTCCCGTCCATGCGCTCGGCCTCGTCGTCTGCCTCGGCGGCCTCGCGCTCGAAGCGCGCGACGTCGGCCCGCAGCTCCTCGAGGCGCTCGTGCAGCAGGTCGGCACGCTCCCTCGCCTTGCCGAGCCGCGTCTCGATGCGGGCGAGCTCGCGCTGCGCCTCGGACTCGGCGCGCTCGGCCTCGCGGGCGGCCTTCTCCGCCTCCTTGCGCGCGCGGCGTTCGGCCAGGTCGTCCCGCGTCGGCGGGGGCGGCGCGGCGCCCCCGTCCGGCGCGGAGCCGCCCAGGGCGTCGGCGAGGTCGACGTGTTCGAACCCCGTCGCCTCGAGAGGCCGCACGAGGCGGCCGGTCATGACGGCGGCGGCGGCCGCGGCATCCATCACCGCTGCATTGATGGTCTTCTCGATGTCGTCCCGGGCCGCCGCGCCGACCGCGACGCCGCGCTCCCCGGCCAGGGCGACCGCCTGCGTGGAGAGCGCCCCGACGAGGGCGCGGCGCTGCGCGCCCAGGCGCGAGAGCTCTGCCGCGTCGAGGTCGTCCTGCGCCTCGCGCAGCGCCGAGGCGAGTTCGAGCGCCTCGCCGAGCTGGCCCTCACGCGCGAGCAGGCTCACGGCCCACGCCGCGACGGCGGGCTTGGGGAGCTTCTTCACCCGAGCACCGAGCGGGCGATCGGATGCCGAGGCCCGCGCGTTGCGCGCCGCGGTGAACTCCGATGGGGGCAGTGCGTAGAGCTCGACGGCGATCGCGTCGAGGTCGTCCTGCGCGGCGGGCTGCGGCATCCCGATCATTCTGCCGGTCCCCGTGCCGCCTCGCACGGCAGCCTGGGGCCGACCGGGTCAGATGGCGACGACAGCCGCCGGGCGGGGGCCATGGAGCTCGCGGTGCAGACGCTCCATGCGCTGGTCGAGCGCGGCGGCGGAGTCCGCCGCATCCTTCAGCTCGGAGAGCAGGCGGTCGGGCACCTGCCGGTCGTACTTGTAGTAGATCTTGTGCTCGAGGCTCGCCCAGAAGTCCATCGCGATCGTGCGGAACTGCACCTCGACGGGAACCTCGACGCGCCCCGTCGAGAGGAACACCGGCACCTCGATGATCGCGTGGAGGCTCTGATAGCCGTTCGGCTTCGGCTCGGCGATGTAGTCCTTCATCGTGACCAGGGTGATGTCGTCCTGGCGCACCAGGAGGTCGAACAGCCGGTAGACGTCGGTGACGAAGCTGCACGTGACCCGGATCCCCGCGATATCGGTGATGCCGGCGCGGATCGAGTCGAAGTCCGAGTCGATGCCCTTCCGCGCGACCTTCTCCACGATGCTGTCGGGCGACTTCAGCCGGCTCGAGACGTGCTCGATGGGGTTGTAGTCGTGCGTGTGCTCGAACTCCTCGCGAAGGATGCCGATCTTCGTCTCGATCTCCTGCATGCCGAAGCGGTACTCGAGCAGGAACCGCTGAAGCTCGTCGCGGATCGTGCGCAGTTCGGACGGCGAGATGGTGAGGGTCGCGTCATCCCCGGGGATCGCCATGCCCCCAACCTAGGCACACCGCCTATACGACTCCTGTGAGAGCGGATGACCGTCGCCGCTGCCACTCCGGCCGCATGGGCCCGCGTCACGCCGACGCGATGCGCGCGGCCTGACGGGCTGCGCCAAGGGCGACGTACTCTCCCGGCTCGGGCACCTCGACGGGGATGCCGAGCACCTGGGGTGCGATCGCGCGCACGGCCTCGGACTGCGCCCCGCCGCCGACGAGGAGCGCCCGCTCGAGGGGCACGCCGAGGGCGCGAAGGGCTTCGAGTCCGGCGCCGAGGCCCGACAGCATCCCCTCCACGGCGGCCCGGGCGAGGTTCTCGCGGGTCGTCGAGGCGAGCGTCATGCCGGTCAGCGACGCCGTCGCGTCGGGGAGGTTCGGGGTGCGCTCGCCCTCGAAGTACGGCACGAGGGCGAGGCCGGCCGCGCCCGGCTCGGCGGCGAGGGCCAGGCGCGAGAGCTCTGCGTGGTCGACGCCGAGGACGCGTCCGATCGCGTCGAGCACGCGCGCCGCGTTGAGGGTCGCGACGAGCGGCAGGAAGCGCCCGTCGGCATCGGCGAAGCCGGCGACGGTGCCCGTCGGGTCGATCGTGCGCTCCTCGCTCACGGCGAAGACCGTCCCCGACGTGCCGATCGACACGACGACGTCTCCGGGACGTGCACCGAGGCCGAGCGCGGCTCCGGCGTTGTCGCCCGCGCCGGGGCCGACCCGCCGGCCGGCCTCGTCCTCGACCCACTCGTCGGGTCCGAGCACGCGCGGAAGGAGCGCGTCGTGGCCGAGGGCGGCGACGAGCAGCTCGCGGTCGTAGGGATCGGGTCCGGAGGCGTCTGGGTTCCAATAACCGGTGCCCGAGGCATCCGAGCGATCCGTCACGAGCTCGTCGAGCACGGGCCCGCAGGGCGACTCGCCGGCGGGCCCGAAGCCGCGCAGGCGCCAGGTCAGCCAGTCGTGCGGCAGAGCGACCGCGGCGACGCGCGCGGCGTTCTCGGGCTCCTGGTCGCGGAGCCACTGAAGCTTGGTGATGGTGAAGCTCGCGAC
This region includes:
- a CDS encoding FGGY family carbohydrate kinase, giving the protein MSLVMGVDSSTQSCKVVITDAATGAVVRQGRASHPDGTEVDPAAWWTALQAAIVDAGGLDDVAAWAIGGQQHGMVALDAEGRVIRPALLWNDTRSAGAAADLVAEFGADTLARRTGLVPVASFTITKLQWLRDQEPENAARVAAVALPHDWLTWRLRGFGPAGESPCGPVLDELVTDRSDASGTGYWNPDASGPDPYDRELLVAALGHDALLPRVLGPDEWVEDEAGRRVGPGAGDNAGAALGLGARPGDVVVSIGTSGTVFAVSEERTIDPTGTVAGFADADGRFLPLVATLNAARVLDAIGRVLGVDHAELSRLALAAEPGAAGLALVPYFEGERTPNLPDATASLTGMTLASTTRENLARAAVEGMLSGLGAGLEALRALGVPLERALLVGGGAQSEAVRAIAPQVLGIPVEVPEPGEYVALGAARQAARIASA